CGCTCAGAGGTCCGGCTATCGCCGGCCCACTCTTCGCTTCCAGTTCCTACCATGGTGGTGCGGTCGGGGCACCGTCGCCGCGGCCCGCAACTGAGCTCAATCGTTAGATGCTATGCGCGGAGCTGCGCGCAAAATGTAGGTCGCTGAGAGTACGCTCCCACTGGTCAATCAAACCCAGGAGCACACTCATGACAACGACCTACACGAACGATTCTACCAACTCAGACGCCGTCCTCTTTGTCGCCCTGGAGCTGGGCTGGGAGAAGTGGCGCCTCGCGTTCGGGACCGGGCTCGGGAACAAGAGCCGGCAGAAGACGATCGCTGCGAGAAATCTCCGATCGCTCTCTCGGGAAGTCCAGCGGGCGAAGAAGGCATTCGGGTTGCCGGATGATGCGCGTGTCTTCACGTGCTACGAAGCGGGACGCGACGGCTTCTGGATCCACCGCTACCTGCTCGACGCCGGTATCGAGAATCATGTCGTCGATTCCGCGAGCATCGAAGTGAACCGACGCGCC
The genomic region above belongs to bacterium and contains:
- a CDS encoding IS110 family transposase, which codes for MPDDARVFTCYEAGRDGFWIHRYLLDAGIENHVVDSASIEVNRRA